The Clarias gariepinus isolate MV-2021 ecotype Netherlands chromosome 20, CGAR_prim_01v2, whole genome shotgun sequence genome includes the window ACACACAGTCAGGATCCTTTACTGGACTGAGACTTCACTGAGATGCTGGTTGTGTAAtcgctcaaaaaaaaaacagaaattgcATGAATGAAcgaggaagtaaaaaaaagaagaaacaaaagaagGCTGCATGTCCTTCATTCATGTCTGGTTTTCTTCTTCGTCATAAAGTTTTTCTATTGATCTCATGAGAGTTTCCATGAGAGTTTGGTGCGTTCAGTCCTGGAATTTATGATCCCTCACCTGGAGCAGTTTAAGTGTGAGATCTACACTCTTTCAGGCTTCAGAAGAAAACTGCAGAAAACAACcttttctaaacaaaattacCAAAGGCAATCTAGTGTAAAGAAAACTTTAGATAAAAGTGATGAAAACAACCTACTGTAAACAAAACCTAGACAAAATATAGACAAAAGTAACAACGAAATTAAGATAAAAACAACCAActctataaaacaaaacaacctaCACCAAAGTAAAtctagccaaaaaaaaatcaacaaaaaaaacctactcaaaacaaaactaacaaaaaaaatctacactaaaaaaaatctacagaaaattttaaaaacaacctaatttaaacaaaatctagtggaaattAAAAACAGTCTACTCTAAAACAATCTagacaaaattaacaaaaaaaaaaaaaaactttaaccaaattactataaattaataaaaactttcTCAAGACAAAATTTAAGCAAAATGAACAAAGCCAACCTACTCTaaacaaaatcaaatcaaaatgaacaaaaaaaatgctacaaacaaataactTCCTCCAAACAAAATCAAGACAAAAGTAAAACAATTTGCTCTAAACAAAACAGAGGCAAATGTAACCAAACACCAAATGACCCACTCCAAACAAAATACAAGTTAAAAGACACAGAAACattaaattctaaacaaatacaAGACAGGAGTAATGAAAATGATTGGCGTGGACCAACAAACaaatcagacaaaaaaacaaaaataacaaccaGTAATTTTAATGAACTAGAAGGTTGTCACCATGTAACACAGTCCAGACTCGGACCGAACAGAAGCTCAGCGTGAACAGAAACTCGCTGGTCAGTCTGTACCTTGTCAGTGACGGTCTGTAGATCCTCTCCTCCCGTGTAGTGCGGGTCCAGGATGAGGAAGCGGATCTGCCCGCTGGTCTCGCTCCAGGCCACGCCGAGGATGGTATGTGCCAGGACGCCCCCTCCTGGTACGGACAACGggggaaaacaaaataataaataaataaatgagtaggTAACTTAGGCATAAAATGAAAATGGTGATAATTATCATAGAGGACGAGACTGAAGAGACGCTTGTCTCACCGATCATGATGGGTGTGCCCTCGGTCAGGAAGTGGTTGGCCAGCTCTCTGCCTTTGGAAGCTAGCTCAGATCCACGACTACATCAAGAGAAGAGATTTATTAAAACATCAAATCCAtcgtttattatttatttttatattattatacatgaGTCATGGAGTCTGGTCTGAATAAATGTCCGTAAATCGCTGAATGTGTTAGATCTAGGTGTACAGGTGACGTACCTGACGAACATGATCTTGGAGGTGACTCCCAGCAGCTGACTGAGCACGGCCTGCACCTCGATGGAGCCGATCCACTGACGAGAACCAACGAAGGGAGCTTCCTTATCACCTACATCCACCagagcctacacacacacacacacacacacacacacacacacacacacatcataactataataatatcATTGCGCTCAATCTGaatgaggtgtgtgtgcactgtgtgtgtgtgtacctgttgtATCTGCTTGTGTGTGGGGACGGTTCTGTCGGTGTAGCCCTGCTGCTGGAACCACGAGCAGATGGTCTGCAGTGAGCGGTAGGCACAACCCCAGCCGTTATCGTCCACCCGGTCCTGCATGTAGTGATGATAACTGTACACGCCGCGCACCGCGTACACCTGGGGCGCAGGCACGGAGAAACGGTTCGTCTTGTGGTTGCGTCTACAGTCGGTGCAGTAATAAATAACACACCCTGAGGTGCGGCGTTACCTTGGCGTCCTCTACACTGGGAGcgctgaggtgtgtgtgtggattgcgCAGGTAGCCGTCTTTATAGGGTTCATCCGGGAAGTGGAAGGCGTTGGCGCGCCGGAAGCACGGCCGGCCACCGGGCACGTCGTGCCTCCTGTGCAGCTCCTGTGTTTAGGAGGACGAGTCATTCGCACACTGTATAATTATTTCAGATTACAAGACACTACGGTACGTTATGTTTTGTTATATAAGCAACAGCTACAGAAATGTCCACAGCGCAAAAATCTGGCCCGATCTtaactaaaaagaaaataggAAAACTTACATGCACCAAACAAACAAGacagaaacaacaaaaataacccGAAAAACAAggcaaaagtaaaaagaaacaaGATGTATGTAgtgaaaaacaagacaaaactaataataaagataagaagaagaaaaaagtcaacataaaaatgacgtatacattttttttatgatgtttaaaaaaaagaaaaaaaggtaaacgAAAAGCAAAGTACAACTATTAAAAATGTcctgaaaatagaaagaaagaaagaaagaaagaaagaacaaaaggcaaaaaaaaaaacacttaatacatactctaaaaaaaaaaaaaaagaaacatgacaGCTTGAAAGAAACAGACAAGGAAAAACTAACAAAGACTGTCTCGTAACTGACTgactaaactaataaataaacaaactgacaaacaaataaataaacaaacaaggctctaaacaaaaacaaagaaaaggtgacAAAATTTACCTACTCTAAAAAGACAAGagttaaaagaaagaaatgtcaaCAAAACACAAGGAAAACACCAACAAAAATCACCTcaaccagacaaaaaaaaaaagaagtaacaaaccaaaaaataaacacctattaaacaaaaacagggtaaaagaaaactaaaattacataatctacaaaaacagacagaagtgaataaattaattaatgtaaaaaagtaGGGCAAACAAGACTAACTAactgactaaataaataaacaaataaataaataagactctaaacagaaacacaaggcaaaaataacagaaatgacctaaacaaaaacaaacaaacgaacaaaaagGCCAAAATGGACTGTGGACACAATCATACATTATGTACACGGATGATATAcctttgtgtgtgagtgtgtgtgtatgtgagtgtgtgtgtatgtgagtgtgtgtatgtgtgtgtgagagtgtgtgagtgtgtgtgtgtgtacgagtgtgtgtgtgtgtgcgctcgagtgtgtgtgtgtgacttgcCTCTCTGACAGACAGCAGCTGGTCGTCCGTCTCTCCTGCAGGATAAATGACAGTTTTCAGTCGATCAGATGGAGGCAGCAGGAAGTGAAAGGCCTGAGGGACGGGCAGAGCGTCGTCCTTCCTGTACCTGATCACTGTCTGCTCCATGTCTGAGAGCTGGGCCTGCAGCGCCACCACCAGGCCTGAACAAACACTGCAGGACaggaaaagataaaaataaacctCAATCAGAACAGATGCTTTGCTATTCCGAATTTTCACCTTTAGTACGGAGagacaaattttattattttttttttacttacgaTCCGAGAGAGTCGCTGCCGCTTGCGTTGATCACGCAGTCCATGCAGAGAGGCATCGTCACACACCGCTGCTTCTTCGTCACGCTGTACAGACTCAGCGCGGCGCTGTCTCCCGACTCGGTGACGTCCATCATCAGCTTCAGGTTTACCacagtctgaaaaaaaaaaaaacacaaacaaaagacaAGCAAGAAGATTTAGTGACAGTCTTCTTTCCCCCTCAGGAGACACGAGGGCGAAGCCTGCTTCGCATTACGCCACTGACTCGCGTACTCACAGGACTGGCGTCTCTTTTATCCCGTCTTTTTGAAGACTTCCTGTTCGGTCCATCTCCCTGCCTGAAACGTGACACGACAGCTGTGATCTTGGACGTTTCTATTTAATCATTTAGGACGACGTGTAAGTACGAGAGTGGTACATCAGACCCGACACTGTGGGACTCACTCTACGTGCTGCTGGAGATCTCTGCATGGTGTTTCGGCGCTCACGTTCTCCACAGTGGACCGTGAAGCCTTGTTGGGCCACAGGAGGACAGCGCTGTTGCACACCATGAACACCAGACCCTCAGACGAGACTCTGGAGCGGAGAACCTGGAAGGCTTTGGAGATGGAGCTCTGTCCGTGCGctcctaaaaaaaacaacaaaaaaaaaaaaaaaacaagaatttcTTTATAATTGTAACAACACGACCTTATTAAGATCATCTTtaaccatgtaaattaaatgagattaaaattaattatttttaaccgAGGCAACTTTACCATTAGCACTCTCAATCTGGCAGAAGAACTCCAAAACGCCTTTCAGCCGAAAAATAAAGTTCTCATTTTCTGTCAGCACCTGCAACAACAAACAAGATAAAAGCTTTGTTCTGTATTGTTAATGCATGTTAAcgcccttttatgttttagtgtcagttacttttttgaattcaaatttTTCAACGGTCTTAACTGTCACTCACATGAAACTTGCCCGGTTAAGATTTCAagtgaaaagacataaacctgaaaaagtgtattattcaactaattttttttttttttatataatttaatgctAAATTGTTTAGATATCGCAAcaacaatttaagcaacaatttttacaggtcacttgtttctagaagcttacaccaattttaataTCAATACTCAAAgatatatgaataatttgcattttaaacgaTTGTTGTTTGAAGTGAGTCAGTATAACgctgataaaaaacaaaaataaaatcctctctctccaaaacggctgaagttagcaactagCTTCTAACTAACTCCTAttttttttagggaagcaagatcaGTCACTTCTATGTtgtataaacttcagaagtagcgtTTTTGGCcatacacattttctgtattatatgtaaaacataaataaaaggcaTATTTTATACTTCTGTTCTGTGTAAAATCAGTAAGAACAGTATATAACCCATCTACTGTACGCACCTTTGAGGGGAAACGGTTTAGTCTGGACTGTGTGTGATGTCCTGAAGCtctttgaataataataataataataataataataaagttcaaAGCCATTATGGTCACATTTTATAAGTAGAACACAGATAAAGGGATGTAGGTGTTATCTTTTTGTTAACATTATGTACTTGGTGACGTAGAGGTAACCTGCCTTCATGTGTCTCTAGTTTACAGAACACTGGGTCTGAGCAAACTGAACAGAACAGAACTTACAACTTATAcactgtgattattattattattgtactaCGTAACTTATTGTTTAACCACTGAGTAGCAAATAACATCTGAGAACTATCTAATTAGTAatgaatacatacatacagacatgcTGTATACAACTTACAGAAATGTAAAGGTTAAACAGATTATACAggcataatataaaataaaagaaactaatATACAAGtcaagtgttcaagtcaaaccgggacttgtggtgGCATTCACCCATCTTACCACaaacaaaaagttaaataaCAACACCATTAACCCCCCAGACTCacccacactctctcactcacacacacacacacacacacacacacataccagctGGCAACCCCTAAACCCAATAACAGCGTTTATTCTAAGTGTCACAAACCCGCAATCAGTTAAACAACTTTATTCTAATCAAATACTCTTCTGTGAATGTTCCTAAACCGTGATTAATCTGCGTTAAAACACTTTACCTACCATTTTTTCTGGGCTAAAATCACTGAGACTAGCATAGCACTCGTCATCAGGAAGCGGCCATTAGTGATGACGTCACACAACACGGTCGCGAGGGCCGGTgtggtgttatgcgctaaaatgtcCCCCGACATGaaatgccccccccccacataatcgctatcaaatattatattagaacataaattcataggtttattattatcatcaaatatgatattactattataatgagCCCTAGGCACGTGCCAGCCGTCACAAGAGCgttaatataaattattgtatagtgtttattttgtggcacatttatttttcagggctttgtcatgaatatgcaaatgaatatttatatataatacaaatattttttgtttatgatgaaaaattagacGAAACtaacttattataaaataaacaatataaaagtatacatgttgtatttgaagaaaaaaaaatcatatttttattttttcatatacaacatatatttttatatttctgattttattttattgtctcatttaatttgtattttgtaaactattaacctatgaatttatgttctaatataggctaatatttgatagcgattatgttgggggggcaatccatggcagggggcatttcaGTGCATAACACCCGGCTTCCGGGTTAGCGTGGCAACGCTCATGAATATTAAGTGGCACGAGCGAACGCGGGCACGTGACGGGCACATCATGTTATTTCTCttctcctgaagtgtgtgtgttataaatcTGTTTGGAGTCTCCATGTTCacaactacagtggaacctcataCGAATGTTCACCTTAAGGATTGAAATTTAGCAAAGACAAATAAATTACCCAAtagaagagaattaaacaatataaaagagAAATTGtactctgtgtgcgtgtgtgtggagtaGTGTTAATTTCGTCAGACGAGACGAGACGAAATATGTTCGTCAACGACCTTTTTTTTCATGACTAAGACGAGACGATGACAAGACTGCACCACTGTCCAAAAACGCTGACTAAGACTAAATTAACATGCATTATTGTTGACGAAAAAAGACGAGACGAAAAtgttttgcataaaataaaaactaagatAAAATCTCTCTTCATTTTCGTCTACAATCGCATCTGCTTTTTCATCAGCTGTTACGGCTTTAAAATATTCAGAAAGAGTTCGCGGCTTCGCGCTGTGGCTCAAGTTACAGGTCTCATACTCAACACAAGTGACGAGCGACGACGACATGCTAGGTCGAAGGAAGAGGCTTGATATTTGGTCGCATTTTAAGTACAATGGTACTGACAAAAAGCAAATTTTAGGCATATACGCTGTAAATCAAACAGTTAGCTATGG containing:
- the ufsp2 gene encoding ufm1-specific protease 2 — translated: MVLTENENFIFRLKGVLEFFCQIESANGAHGQSSISKAFQVLRSRVSSEGLVFMVCNSAVLLWPNKASRSTVENVSAETPCRDLQQHVEQGDGPNRKSSKRRDKRDASPTVVNLKLMMDVTESGDSAALSLYSVTKKQRCVTMPLCMDCVINASGSDSLGSVCSGLVVALQAQLSDMEQTVIRYRKDDALPVPQAFHFLLPPSDRLKTVIYPAGETDDQLLSVREELHRRHDVPGGRPCFRRANAFHFPDEPYKDGYLRNPHTHLSAPSVEDAKVYAVRGVYSYHHYMQDRVDDNGWGCAYRSLQTICSWFQQQGYTDRTVPTHKQIQQALVDVGDKEAPFVGSRQWIGSIEVQAVLSQLLGVTSKIMFVSRGSELASKGRELANHFLTEGTPIMIGGGVLAHTILGVAWSETSGQIRFLILDPHYTGGEDLQTVTDKGWCGWKGPDFWDQNAYYNLCLPQTPKTI